The Mytilus trossulus isolate FHL-02 chromosome 13, PNRI_Mtr1.1.1.hap1, whole genome shotgun sequence genome has a segment encoding these proteins:
- the LOC134695426 gene encoding uncharacterized protein LOC134695426 yields MEIFMEVLIIFAVVMVYLCTDCHGLMCYKCENERNNFLCVGEYNLKQCDSGFDTCQTTVSYSEVSEQLSIIKTCTKNSSCHLQIKEHSESVPCDQTGSSWICTTCCNEDACNLNTATSKASFSFVLSYMNIFLYLSIKCII; encoded by the exons ATGGAGATATTTATGGaagttttaatcatatttgCAGTGGTCATGGTCTATTTATGTACAG attgTCATGGACTCATGTGCTATAAATGTGAAAACGAACGAAACAATTTTCTGTGCGTAGGAGAATATAATCTGAAGCAATGTGATTCAGGATTCGATACTTGCCAGACAACAGTGTCATACTCAG AGGTAAGCGAACAGCTTTCAATAATTAAGACATGTACGAAAAATTCATCGTGTCACctgcaaataaaagaacattCGGAATCCGTCCCATGTGATCAAACCGGAAGTAGTTGGATATGCACCACGTGTTGTAATGAGGACGCATGTAATTTAAACACTGCAACCAGTAAAGCCTCGTTCTCATTTGTTCTGtcatatatgaatatatttttgtatttaagcattaaatgtattatataa